One Helianthus annuus cultivar XRQ/B chromosome 7, HanXRQr2.0-SUNRISE, whole genome shotgun sequence genomic region harbors:
- the LOC110936702 gene encoding serine/threonine-protein kinase OXI1 has product MSDSSQIPSLELHQLKVLSALGRGAKGVVFLVRDESSTGELFALKTTLKPKKLEHKHISFEQEVLRLSQHPLLPKLSGVLSTEKILGYAIDYCPGRDLNYLRKKQTEMMFSDGVIRFYAAELVIALEYLHQLGVVYRDLKPENVMIQENGHLMLVDFDLSTKLPPKPSSPQNTPVFKPNRSTNTNIFSFLSRCCRRNISSEDSVHPSHETHSFSKSNSFVGTEEYIAPEMLTGTGHDFSVDWWCLGIVLHEMLYGKTPFKGFNRKETFRRIMTYSPELVGEPTPLRDLIRKLLVKDPKRRISTVEIKGHDFFRGVDWENVMEIARPPFVPGPSDEKGMDVNKIDIEAFVQGVFEVKVDVDVQEDESHGFLIF; this is encoded by the exons ATGAGCGACAGTAGTCAAATCCCGTCGCTGGAGCTCCACCAACTGAAAGTGTTATCAGCTTTAGGTCGAGGCGCCAAAGGCGTGGTGTTTCTGGTCCGAGACGAGTCATCCACGGGAGAACTGTTCGCTTTGAAGACAACTTTAAAACCCAAGAAACTTGAGCATAAACATATCTCGTTTGAGCAGGAAGTGTTGCGATTATCACAACATCCGTTACTTCCAAAACTCTCCGGTGTTTTATCCACTGAAAAAATCCTCGGTTACGCCATTGATTACTGTCCTGGACGTGATCTCAACTATCTTCGAAAAAAACAAACGGAGATGATGTTTTCAGACGGTGTAATCAG GTTTTACGCAGCGGAACTAGTGATCGCATTGGAATATCTTCACCAATTAGGCGTTGTTTACCGAGATTTGAAGCCAGAAAACGTAATGATTCAGGAAAACGGCCACCTAATGCTCGTCGATTTCGATCTCTCAACAAAATTACCGCCAAAACCTTCATCACCACAAAACACTCCGGTATTCAAACCTAATCgatcaacaaacacaaacatattcTCATTTCTCTCCAGATGCTGTCGCCGGAATATTTCGTCGGAAGACTCGGTACATCCAAGCCACGAAACTCACTCCTTTTCAAAATCGAACTCCTTCGTCGGAACGGAAGAGTACATTGCGCCGGAGATGTTAACCGGCACCGGTCATGATTTCTCGGTGGACTGGTGGTGTTTAGGCATTGTGTTGCATGAAATGTTGTACGGTAAAACGCCGTTCAAAGGATTCAATCGGAAGGAGACGTTTCGCCGGATTATGACGTACTCGCCGGAGCTTGTCGGAGAGCCGACGCCGTTGAGAGATTTAATTCGGAAGTTGTTGGTGAAAGATCCGAAACGGAGAATATCAACGGTGGAGATTAAGGGTCATGATTTTTTTAGGGGTGTTGATTGGGAGAATGTGATGGAAATCGCTAGACCACCGTTTGTCCCTGGACCGTCCGATGAGAAGGGTATGGATGTAAATAAGATTGATATTGAGGCTTTTGTGCAAGGGGTGTTTGAAGTTAAAGTGGATGTTGATGTTCAAGAGGATGAGAGTCATGGTTTCCTGATTTTTTAA